From a region of the Thermosipho melanesiensis BI429 genome:
- the nusB gene encoding transcription antitermination factor NusB gives MLKSRHKMREAIFKSLFQWDFNKEEILEEISKEHIVSLEPNLQELAVNYLKGIRENIDVIDEIISKYLKNWTLERLSVTDRNILRLGTYELIYVDDIPIEVTLDEMIELGKTYGTENSGKFVNGVLDKIAKAEAPKEKFEL, from the coding sequence TTGCTAAAAAGCCGCCATAAGATGAGGGAAGCCATATTTAAATCCCTCTTCCAATGGGATTTTAACAAAGAGGAGATTCTTGAAGAAATTTCCAAAGAGCATATTGTTTCATTAGAACCAAATTTACAAGAGCTTGCTGTGAATTATTTAAAGGGGATACGGGAAAATATTGATGTTATAGATGAAATTATATCTAAATATCTAAAAAATTGGACACTTGAAAGGTTGTCTGTTACCGATAGAAATATTTTAAGGCTTGGAACGTATGAATTAATATACGTAGATGATATACCAATTGAGGTAACATTGGATGAGATGATAGAGCTTGGTAAAACATATGGTACTGAAAACAGTGGAAAGTTTGTAAACGGTGTCTTAGATAAAATAGCAAAAGCGGAGGCACCGAAGGAGAAGTTTGAGTTATAA
- the flhB gene encoding flagellar biosynthesis protein FlhB, whose protein sequence is MGRNFGKINNFVGKNIRTLSFRINIQLFADPDKTEKATPRRRQKAREEGQVPISRELTSGFTFLAAVLGFAFLGRGIILGLESAVAFFAELPSYDTININDLGIYAFNAFKGLIIDLVIFVGIIMVTGIAVGSLQTKFLFTFKSLKLDFSKINPINGLKRMFSLRSLFELLKSILKLVIVGYVGYLVIKSNWNKMLLAIDKSVKDGSLLIWDITFELLIKCGIALFIVSIADYFFSRYEYEKNIRMTKQEVKEEFKEVEGNPEIKRKQREIMMQYSMHRMMQEVPEATVVITNPTHFAVAIKYEVDEMEVPIVVAKGMDNLAEKIKKVARENNVPILRNPKLARELYFNVDVGDEIPEKFYRAVAEVLAYVYSLKRD, encoded by the coding sequence ATGGGCAGAAACTTCGGCAAAATTAACAATTTTGTTGGAAAAAACATTAGAACACTTTCTTTCAGGATAAATATCCAACTTTTTGCTGACCCTGACAAGACGGAAAAAGCCACCCCAAGAAGAAGACAAAAAGCTAGAGAAGAAGGACAAGTCCCTATTTCAAGAGAATTAACTTCTGGTTTTACCTTTTTAGCCGCTGTATTGGGATTTGCATTTTTGGGTAGGGGAATTATCTTGGGGTTGGAATCTGCAGTTGCTTTTTTTGCCGAACTTCCATCATACGACACGATAAACATTAATGATTTGGGAATATATGCCTTCAACGCATTTAAAGGGTTGATTATCGATTTAGTTATATTTGTGGGTATAATTATGGTAACAGGAATCGCCGTTGGAAGCTTACAAACAAAATTTCTTTTTACTTTTAAATCTTTAAAGCTAGACTTTTCAAAAATAAATCCAATAAATGGTTTAAAAAGGATGTTTTCCCTTCGTTCATTATTTGAACTTTTGAAATCAATACTAAAGTTAGTTATAGTTGGATATGTTGGATATTTGGTAATCAAAAGTAATTGGAACAAAATGTTATTAGCAATCGATAAAAGTGTGAAAGATGGATCTTTACTTATCTGGGATATAACGTTTGAACTTCTTATAAAGTGTGGTATAGCACTTTTTATCGTTTCAATTGCAGATTACTTTTTCTCCAGGTATGAATATGAAAAAAATATAAGAATGACAAAACAAGAGGTTAAAGAAGAATTTAAAGAAGTTGAAGGAAATCCTGAGATAAAAAGAAAACAAAGGGAAATTATGATGCAATATTCCATGCATAGAATGATGCAAGAGGTTCCAGAAGCAACTGTGGTTATAACTAACCCAACACATTTTGCAGTTGCAATAAAATATGAAGTAGATGAAATGGAAGTTCCAATAGTAGTTGCAAAAGGTATGGATAACTTGGCAGAAAAGATTAAAAAAGTTGCACGTGAAAATAACGTTCCCATTTTAAGAAATCCAAAACTTGCTAGAGAATTGTATTTTAACGTAGATGTTGGAGATGAAATTCCAGAAAAGTTTTACAGAGCTGTTGCAGAGGTCTTGGCATATGTTTACAGTCTAAAAAGAGACTAA
- the fliR gene encoding flagellar biosynthetic protein FliR encodes MELFDFVETQFLNWGMLISRITGMFIITPLLSGRFIPTTVKVFLVLSLSYMMLPQTNSIPLNTPVIHIVLSLTNNFIVGFAMGLMAFMILGAFSIAGELLGVESGFGLATSMDPTMEESPIIGQFVFLLAIFVFISLNGHLVVYEAILDSIKIFPLDLDFLDFNFTKFITTKFVEMFFIALKIGLPVIGYMFIINVLLGILSRLVPQMNVFMVGIPLKSLLVFLIFLGMVPLWAETSAKLTILLEKTLEHFLSG; translated from the coding sequence ATGGAACTATTTGACTTTGTAGAAACACAATTTCTCAACTGGGGAATGCTTATTAGTAGAATCACTGGAATGTTCATAATAACACCTTTACTGTCTGGGAGGTTTATACCCACGACAGTAAAGGTTTTTCTTGTTCTTTCTCTTTCATACATGATGTTACCACAAACAAATAGCATACCACTAAACACTCCTGTAATACACATTGTTTTATCACTCACTAACAACTTTATCGTAGGTTTTGCCATGGGGCTTATGGCATTCATGATACTTGGTGCTTTCTCCATTGCAGGTGAATTACTTGGAGTAGAATCTGGTTTTGGACTTGCAACATCTATGGATCCAACTATGGAAGAATCGCCAATTATAGGACAATTTGTATTTTTACTTGCTATCTTTGTCTTCATCTCTTTAAATGGTCATTTGGTAGTTTATGAAGCTATCTTAGATTCTATAAAAATCTTTCCACTTGATTTAGATTTCTTAGATTTTAATTTCACAAAATTTATTACCACAAAATTTGTTGAAATGTTTTTCATTGCATTGAAAATAGGTCTTCCCGTAATAGGTTATATGTTTATAATAAATGTCCTTTTAGGAATTCTTTCAAGATTAGTTCCACAGATGAACGTATTTATGGTAGGCATACCTTTAAAATCTTTATTGGTATTTTTAATATTTTTAGGGATGGTGCCATTATGGGCAGAAACTTCGGCAAAATTAACAATTTTGTTGGAAAAAACATTAGAACACTTTCTTTCAGGATAA
- a CDS encoding methyl-accepting chemotaxis protein produces MSFRSKIILFAIILVTVPVFLVTYLNVNTVNLQIDNLQKEIVSNVNNEVVEKYEAYIENFKDALLKQSEEYTKNLTETVKEQEEKIKKSFDNLYKKALSNQVNFTFETVINLLKEKTEQLLTGAQIAASLKETVNAANDKNLSLTERKALLFPFVEKFSIEYAALWIIDKNKPKIKSKLYTQHENKYIVEYAKSNSSSANVAFYKKPPYKDKLEKIFSELLNAKSVFYRSLIYPYKNSLYAITIVPVMHPVLGNTINGFIVFVDKMDNSFLDGIKSISNAEITLYVDNKSLITTKINENGQRLVGEELKRTNDNVIEILGKKYYTKVGEFTYLGKKIADIEVAIPFEIIDTNVKLPAPKPFEVPKLEKPKVSINLKIDNSSLIRKTIILVAIIIAISIILIFIITKQLSKALVHSKNVIEKLSEGKFENVDSVKVSGEFKIMMNSLKILSERFKDFAQKLLGNSKEIVSKVDGLEELSKILTKTSKEFSNAIDMFSKDTTEVLNEFDNLRYTTNDAKVAIENVENTLEELVNDILDTERKIDENTTLVREMDTNITNSLNAMEQFNSYINQTIEQFNKVTGEISKIQNVANQTNLLALNAAIEAARAGEAGKGFAVVADEIMKLSVEINNISKKLVKDMEEYTNNLGSLNKVFETSKNNFSKLSKTKEEFSEGFQIVIDRIQKLANTTKTVSQVLQQTKDVFNEMVNISERSIKTVSEAVDKMTIVNKNMLKLEDFSQRLHETVNAIDFVSEQLKNIANWFKIEE; encoded by the coding sequence ATGTCCTTTAGATCTAAAATTATATTGTTTGCAATTATTTTGGTAACGGTTCCAGTATTTCTTGTAACGTATTTAAATGTAAACACAGTTAACTTACAAATAGATAATTTGCAAAAGGAAATTGTTTCAAATGTAAACAATGAAGTGGTAGAAAAGTATGAGGCATACATAGAAAATTTTAAAGATGCACTTTTAAAACAATCAGAAGAATATACAAAAAATTTGACTGAAACTGTAAAAGAACAAGAAGAAAAGATAAAAAAATCTTTTGATAACCTGTACAAAAAAGCCCTTTCAAACCAAGTCAATTTTACATTTGAAACTGTTATAAATCTATTGAAGGAGAAAACAGAACAACTTTTAACAGGTGCTCAAATAGCCGCTTCCTTAAAAGAAACTGTAAATGCGGCAAATGATAAAAATCTATCATTGACAGAAAGAAAGGCACTCTTATTTCCCTTTGTTGAAAAATTCTCCATTGAATATGCTGCTCTTTGGATAATTGACAAAAACAAACCAAAGATTAAAAGCAAGCTTTACACTCAACATGAGAACAAATATATAGTTGAATATGCAAAATCCAACTCTTCAAGTGCAAATGTTGCATTTTATAAAAAACCACCATACAAAGATAAACTTGAAAAAATTTTTTCAGAGCTATTAAATGCAAAATCAGTGTTTTATAGATCACTTATTTACCCATACAAAAATTCCCTTTATGCTATAACTATTGTTCCTGTAATGCACCCCGTTCTTGGAAATACCATAAATGGTTTCATTGTATTTGTAGATAAAATGGATAACAGCTTTTTGGATGGTATAAAATCAATTTCGAATGCTGAAATTACACTATATGTAGACAACAAATCTTTAATTACAACAAAAATCAACGAAAACGGTCAAAGACTTGTAGGAGAGGAACTAAAAAGAACAAATGATAATGTTATAGAAATACTAGGAAAGAAATATTACACAAAGGTTGGAGAATTTACATATCTTGGAAAAAAGATCGCAGATATAGAAGTAGCAATACCATTTGAAATAATTGATACAAACGTAAAATTACCTGCACCAAAACCATTTGAGGTACCTAAACTGGAAAAACCTAAAGTTTCAATTAATTTAAAAATTGATAATTCCTCACTTATTAGAAAAACCATTATTCTTGTTGCAATCATAATTGCAATAAGTATAATACTTATTTTCATCATCACCAAACAACTTTCGAAGGCTTTGGTACATTCAAAGAATGTTATTGAAAAACTCTCTGAAGGAAAATTTGAAAACGTTGATAGTGTAAAAGTTTCCGGAGAATTTAAAATAATGATGAATTCTTTAAAGATTCTATCGGAAAGATTCAAGGATTTTGCACAAAAATTGCTAGGTAATTCAAAAGAAATTGTATCAAAAGTTGATGGCTTAGAAGAACTAAGCAAGATTTTAACAAAAACTTCAAAAGAATTCTCAAATGCAATTGATATGTTCTCAAAAGATACAACGGAAGTCTTAAATGAATTTGATAATTTAAGATATACAACTAATGATGCCAAAGTTGCAATTGAAAATGTTGAAAACACATTAGAAGAGCTAGTTAATGATATATTGGATACTGAAAGAAAAATAGATGAAAATACCACACTTGTAAGAGAAATGGACACAAATATAACAAATTCGTTAAATGCCATGGAACAATTTAATAGTTATATAAATCAAACCATAGAACAATTCAACAAAGTAACAGGAGAAATTTCAAAAATACAAAACGTTGCAAACCAAACCAATTTACTTGCACTTAATGCTGCCATAGAAGCAGCAAGAGCAGGAGAGGCAGGAAAAGGTTTTGCGGTGGTTGCAGATGAAATTATGAAACTTTCCGTGGAAATAAACAATATTTCGAAAAAACTTGTAAAAGATATGGAAGAATACACAAATAACCTAGGTAGTTTGAACAAGGTATTTGAAACATCTAAAAATAATTTTTCTAAGCTTTCAAAAACAAAGGAGGAATTCTCCGAAGGGTTCCAGATTGTTATAGACCGTATACAAAAACTTGCAAACACTACAAAAACTGTTTCTCAAGTATTACAACAAACAAAGGATGTCTTCAATGAAATGGTTAACATCTCAGAAAGATCAATCAAAACCGTCTCTGAAGCGGTTGATAAAATGACAATTGTTAATAAAAATATGTTAAAACTTGAAGACTTTTCACAAAGATTGCATGAAACTGTTAACGCAATTGATTTCGTTTCAGAACAATTGAAAAATATTGCCAACTGGTTTAAAATAGAAGAGTAA
- a CDS encoding purine-nucleoside phosphorylase — MEEYIKRVNQAVDFLSNNIELTPKVAIILGSGLHGIADSIENPKKFSYKEIPGFPVSTAPGHKGELIFGKLNGKDVMLMNGRFHYYEGYDMKTVTFPIRVMQLLGVEILIVTNAAGGMNPEFEIGRPMFITDHINMMGDNPLIGPNVEEWGPRFPDMSNAYDRELRQKAMEIAQKLNIPFYEGIYVAVSGPNFETPAELKMLRWMGADAVGMSTVPEVIVANHGGINVLGISAITDKAVHEDLKPLTAEEVLEVANKTGGMIVKIISELIKEL; from the coding sequence ATGGAAGAATACATCAAAAGAGTTAATCAAGCTGTTGACTTTTTAAGTAATAATATTGAATTAACCCCAAAGGTCGCTATAATTCTTGGTTCAGGTTTACACGGAATAGCCGATAGTATTGAAAATCCAAAGAAATTTTCTTACAAGGAAATTCCTGGTTTTCCCGTTTCAACTGCTCCAGGACACAAAGGCGAATTAATTTTCGGAAAATTAAACGGAAAAGATGTAATGCTTATGAATGGAAGATTTCACTATTATGAAGGTTACGATATGAAGACAGTAACATTTCCTATTAGAGTAATGCAACTTTTGGGTGTAGAAATACTCATAGTCACAAATGCCGCTGGAGGAATGAATCCAGAATTTGAAATAGGCAGACCTATGTTCATAACCGACCACATAAATATGATGGGAGATAATCCTTTAATTGGACCTAATGTAGAAGAATGGGGACCTAGATTCCCAGATATGTCAAACGCATACGATAGAGAATTAAGACAAAAAGCAATGGAAATTGCCCAAAAATTAAATATCCCATTTTATGAAGGAATATACGTTGCCGTTTCAGGACCAAACTTTGAAACACCAGCAGAATTAAAGATGTTAAGATGGATGGGGGCAGATGCAGTAGGGATGTCTACAGTTCCTGAAGTAATAGTAGCAAATCACGGCGGAATAAATGTTCTTGGAATTTCCGCTATCACAGATAAAGCCGTACATGAAGATTTAAAACCACTTACAGCAGAAGAAGTATTGGAAGTAGCAAATAAAACAGGAGGAATGATAGTTAAAATTATTTCCGAACTTATTAAAGAATTGTAA
- a CDS encoding GGDEF domain-containing protein, translating to MLKFYLKYFLIALLIFFGILTLFYILHPKGLVIENVGKKLPYITRLSSPQTASFTINISKNFDYLYLHYIETASFSIKANETIIYKYGLKNSGHTWFPPFLIPLPKNTNTLTIELFGMYSMGLGKIYFVKENEVWKYSILKFLTDNFVNISIGLILTLGFLLYLLSRNTDIEKQKAYLFFSYSSFLATVWLFDVLSLEYLYYPIRGALVASAYFSFYFLLIGIDLYNFSELKKSTKILSFFNIAVGILLLLTFSPHLLKLFSTLVSPLLIVNAIFVLYKIIKSYIPQNIVFATFFAITIIFDGFVLMFNLPLRFLSPYGIIAIFMSFSSSIIMEYKEKVHELNITYARSLIDPLTGAYNRGILRNLSPNENDILIFIDINKFKYINDTYGHEKGDELLKKLSSIVKSTLNSSNLFIRMGGDEFLIILKNSTKKEAEQTIQKIHEEFKNSFEFKPTFSWGISTVKSSIENSIRIADNLMYKMKGKNKKSHMI from the coding sequence ATGCTTAAATTTTACCTAAAATACTTTTTAATAGCTCTTTTAATCTTTTTTGGTATTTTAACCTTGTTTTATATATTACATCCTAAAGGACTAGTTATTGAAAACGTCGGAAAAAAGCTACCATATATAACCCGACTTTCTTCTCCACAAACCGCCTCTTTTACAATAAATATTTCCAAAAACTTTGATTATCTATACCTTCACTACATAGAAACAGCTTCTTTTTCAATAAAAGCTAACGAAACAATTATTTATAAATATGGTTTAAAAAACTCTGGACATACGTGGTTTCCCCCGTTCTTAATACCTTTACCAAAAAACACCAATACCTTAACTATTGAGCTTTTTGGAATGTATTCAATGGGTTTAGGAAAAATTTACTTTGTAAAAGAAAATGAAGTATGGAAATACTCCATTTTAAAATTTTTAACGGATAATTTTGTAAACATTTCCATTGGTCTCATCTTAACTTTAGGCTTTCTTCTATATTTACTCTCCAGAAATACAGACATAGAAAAGCAGAAAGCTTATCTGTTTTTTTCATATTCAAGTTTTCTTGCAACCGTTTGGCTTTTTGATGTGTTAAGTTTGGAGTATCTATATTATCCAATAAGAGGGGCTTTGGTTGCGAGTGCATATTTTTCTTTTTACTTTTTACTCATTGGTATAGATTTATATAACTTTTCTGAACTTAAAAAAAGCACAAAAATACTATCGTTTTTCAATATAGCTGTTGGCATACTCTTACTGCTTACATTTTCACCACATTTGTTAAAACTATTTTCAACCTTAGTCTCCCCATTATTAATTGTAAACGCTATATTTGTACTATACAAAATAATAAAATCATATATTCCACAAAACATCGTATTTGCTACTTTTTTTGCAATAACAATAATCTTTGATGGTTTCGTGCTGATGTTTAACCTTCCATTACGTTTTCTTTCTCCATACGGAATAATCGCAATATTCATGAGTTTTTCATCTAGTATAATAATGGAATATAAAGAGAAAGTCCACGAATTAAACATAACTTATGCAAGAAGTTTAATTGATCCCCTAACAGGTGCATATAACAGAGGAATTCTAAGGAATTTATCACCTAACGAGAATGATATTTTAATCTTTATAGATATTAACAAATTCAAATATATAAACGATACATATGGACATGAAAAAGGAGATGAACTATTAAAAAAATTATCTAGCATCGTTAAATCTACATTAAACTCTTCAAATCTTTTTATACGAATGGGAGGAGATGAATTTTTAATCATCCTTAAAAACTCCACAAAAAAGGAAGCCGAACAAACTATACAAAAAATACACGAAGAATTTAAAAATTCCTTCGAGTTTAAACCAACTTTTTCTTGGGGAATTTCGACTGTAAAAAGCTCTATAGAAAATTCTATAAGAATAGCTGACAATTTAATGTACAAAATGAAAGGAAAAAATAAAAAATCACATATGATATAA
- the cobT gene encoding nicotinate-nucleotide--dimethylbenzimidazole phosphoribosyltransferase, which yields MIEFGILYDLALKISKIQRRKIPKLFKDKRVYVFAGDHGVVEENVSAYPKEVTYQMVKNYFNGGAGINVFARHIGVKFFVVDAGVDYDFEDHSFLIKKKMGYGTKNFSKGPAMTKDEALLSINYGRQIANDAIESGADLLAIGDMRIGNTTTATAMAAAFGYNIDDILDIGTPIDNERLKNKKKAVERAIEINKPDKNDALDVLAKVGSYCIGEMAGFILQAAEKRVPVVIDGFPTTAGFLLAYKMDEKVKEYALFGHKSKVKGHKVIMDSLGVRPILDLDMRLGEGTGAVLAISIIEAAVKLYRFWGDKYDCINYGWR from the coding sequence ATGATTGAATTTGGAATTCTATATGATTTGGCTTTGAAAATTTCCAAGATTCAAAGAAGAAAAATCCCCAAACTTTTTAAAGACAAAAGAGTGTATGTCTTTGCAGGAGACCATGGAGTTGTAGAAGAAAATGTTTCTGCTTACCCAAAAGAGGTTACGTATCAAATGGTGAAAAACTATTTTAATGGTGGAGCAGGTATTAATGTGTTTGCAAGGCATATTGGAGTAAAGTTTTTTGTAGTAGATGCAGGTGTAGATTACGATTTTGAAGACCATTCCTTCCTCATTAAAAAGAAAATGGGGTACGGTACAAAAAATTTTTCCAAAGGTCCTGCCATGACCAAAGATGAGGCACTCCTTTCTATTAACTACGGAAGACAAATTGCAAATGATGCCATTGAAAGTGGCGCTGATTTACTCGCCATAGGGGATATGAGAATAGGTAACACAACAACGGCAACGGCAATGGCAGCTGCATTTGGATATAACATAGATGACATTCTGGATATAGGAACTCCCATAGATAATGAAAGGTTAAAAAATAAGAAAAAAGCGGTAGAAAGGGCAATAGAGATAAACAAACCGGATAAAAATGATGCGCTAGATGTACTGGCAAAGGTGGGAAGTTACTGTATAGGTGAGATGGCAGGATTTATATTACAGGCAGCGGAAAAGAGGGTTCCGGTGGTAATAGATGGATTTCCAACGACAGCGGGATTTTTACTAGCATACAAGATGGATGAAAAAGTAAAGGAATATGCGTTATTTGGACACAAATCAAAGGTAAAAGGACATAAGGTGATAATGGATAGTTTAGGGGTAAGACCGATATTAGATCTTGATATGAGACTTGGAGAAGGTACTGGTGCGGTTTTAGCGATTTCAATTATAGAAGCGGCTGTTAAATTGTATAGATTTTGGGGGGATAAGTATGATTGTATTAATTACGGGTGGCGTTAA
- a CDS encoding bifunctional adenosylcobinamide kinase/adenosylcobinamide-phosphate guanylyltransferase: protein MIVLITGGVKSGKSSFALKLSEGYKRKAFIATGVPFDEEMRKRIEVHKKEREGFDTFEEPIEVHEIIENLNGKYDFAIFDCLTTYLGNLFYYKKDIDFYLNSLIESLKKVNYTLVLVSNEVGWGVISENIETRRYVEKLGLLNREIAKIADKVYLMVSGIEVGIK from the coding sequence ATGATTGTATTAATTACGGGTGGCGTTAAATCCGGAAAGAGTTCATTTGCATTGAAGCTTTCAGAAGGATATAAAAGAAAAGCATTTATTGCAACAGGTGTACCGTTTGATGAGGAAATGAGAAAAAGGATAGAAGTTCACAAAAAGGAAAGGGAAGGTTTTGATACGTTTGAAGAACCTATAGAAGTCCATGAAATTATTGAAAACTTAAATGGAAAATATGATTTTGCAATCTTTGATTGTCTTACAACGTATTTGGGAAATCTTTTTTATTATAAAAAAGACATAGATTTTTATTTAAATAGTTTGATTGAAAGTTTAAAGAAAGTTAACTATACACTAGTACTTGTAAGTAATGAAGTAGGCTGGGGGGTAATTTCGGAAAATATAGAAACGAGAAGATATGTGGAGAAATTGGGATTATTGAACAGGGAAATAGCAAAAATTGCTGATAAGGTTTATTTAATGGTTTCTGGGATAGAGGTGGGGATAAAATGA
- the cbiR gene encoding cobamide remodeling phosphodiesterase CbiR, whose translation MKLGSTSWLIPGTYLENVEIVADKVDFVELLVFTWDRETERILKYEEKGLLELSKKYGLEYNVHLPTDCVFNVESAFEFFECSNLNISNYILHPIDGIDVFMDKSEKILIENLKEDILIHKKTVFDIGHHLLGMNVTNDFLRNAKEYHVMGVVDGIDHKRLDKNTLGVIKRMMKYSKDLEYICFEVFDLEDFLHSLKLWRDYFDL comes from the coding sequence ATGAAGTTAGGTTCAACATCTTGGTTAATTCCAGGTACATATTTGGAAAATGTAGAAATTGTTGCTGACAAGGTTGATTTTGTGGAACTTTTGGTATTTACTTGGGATAGGGAAACAGAAAGGATTCTAAAATATGAAGAGAAAGGATTATTGGAACTATCAAAAAAATATGGATTGGAATACAATGTTCATTTACCAACGGATTGTGTTTTTAATGTTGAAAGTGCTTTTGAATTTTTTGAATGTAGTAATCTAAATATTTCAAACTATATTTTACATCCAATAGATGGTATAGATGTCTTTATGGATAAATCAGAAAAAATATTAATTGAGAATTTAAAGGAAGACATATTAATTCATAAAAAGACGGTTTTTGATATAGGACATCACCTTTTGGGAATGAATGTTACTAATGATTTTTTGAGGAATGCAAAAGAGTATCACGTGATGGGAGTTGTAGATGGAATTGACCATAAAAGATTGGATAAAAATACATTGGGAGTTATAAAGAGAATGATGAAATACTCGAAGGATTTGGAATATATTTGTTTTGAGGTGTTTGACTTGGAGGATTTTTTACATTCTTTAAAACTGTGGAGGGATTATTTTGATTTATGA
- a CDS encoding adenosylcobinamide-GDP ribazoletransferase yields MIYDFLLSLGFISRIPINIKVKAFEVRVKRLPIYFPLVGYIPGILFFFGGSFENFLLKILFLILGYYFFDLFHFDGFLDTLDGFLNQSSKEKRLEIMSKGDVGPFAVFFGTLYVVVFWTLYLEIPPITFIYSSVFGRYSMNLLMFFSKPAKKTGLGALFFPFQKKNLLFSSFFLLPLLFSMKYFFISYVVTVVFSYLMSIVSNSKIGGVTGDVLGGACLMTNGLLLVVLGVV; encoded by the coding sequence TTGATTTATGATTTTTTGCTTTCTCTTGGGTTTATTTCTCGAATACCTATTAACATTAAAGTGAAGGCTTTTGAGGTTAGGGTGAAAAGATTACCAATATATTTTCCTTTGGTTGGATATATTCCTGGAATTTTATTTTTCTTTGGAGGCAGTTTTGAAAATTTTTTGTTGAAGATTTTGTTTTTGATTTTGGGGTATTATTTTTTTGATTTATTTCATTTTGATGGTTTTTTGGATACACTGGATGGTTTTTTAAATCAATCGAGTAAGGAAAAAAGATTAGAAATAATGTCAAAAGGTGATGTAGGACCTTTTGCGGTATTTTTTGGCACTTTGTATGTAGTTGTATTTTGGACTTTGTATTTAGAAATACCTCCGATAACGTTTATTTATTCTTCTGTTTTTGGAAGATATTCAATGAATTTATTAATGTTTTTCTCAAAACCAGCAAAAAAAACAGGTCTTGGAGCGTTGTTTTTTCCATTTCAAAAGAAGAATCTTTTATTTTCCTCCTTCTTTTTATTACCTCTCTTATTTTCAATGAAATACTTTTTCATTTCGTATGTAGTGACTGTAGTATTTTCTTATCTTATGTCAATTGTGTCAAATAGCAAAATAGGTGGGGTAACTGGTGATGTTTTAGGTGGAGCTTGTTTGATGACTAATGGTCTACTTTTGGTTGTATTGGGAGTGGTATAG